In Tursiops truncatus isolate mTurTru1 chromosome 9, mTurTru1.mat.Y, whole genome shotgun sequence, a single genomic region encodes these proteins:
- the SPAM1 gene encoding hyaluronidase PH-20, which produces MGVLRLQHTSFGSFVVSSGVPQAVFTFLLAPCCLTMDFTASPLIANMSFLWAWNAPTDRCARRFDTSPDLSFFPLVGYPQKGATGNFITLFYADRLGYYPHIDERTGRSVHGGIPQMGSLKEHLDKAKKDISYYMPIDNVGLAVIDWEEWRPTWARNWKPKDIYRDQSIELVLQQNVQLTFPEAAKIAKVEFEKAAKSFMQETLKLGKLLRPNHLWGYYLFPDCYNHNYNQPSYNGSCWDLEKRRNDALDWLWKESTALFPSIYLNSRLKSSPQAALFVRNRVQEAIRMSKVASAKSPLPVFVYARPVFTDVTLQFLSQGDLVNTIGESVALGASGIIMWGSLNLSLTRESCMNLDNYMKTTLNPYVINVTLAAKMCSQALCQEQGVCTRKYWNSSNYLHLNRQNFAIQTGKGGKYTVHGKPTLKDLQQFSKKFYCSCYANIHCKKRVDIRNIHTINVCIAEDVCIDGFLNFEPRNHSSRWKEISSTTLSNISFSTPTVTVSPCVPGKDLRGCLKVTCSVEALFNNTQGGCHSVNWKNTSSQLHIQNKKNETTY; this is translated from the exons ATGGGAGTACTAAGGCTTCAACATACCTCCTTTGGGAGCTTTGTTGTGTCCAGTGGAGTACCCCAGGCAGTGTTCACCTTCCTTCTGGCTCCATGTTGTTTGACTATGGATTTCACAGCATCTCCTCTTATTGCAAATATGTCTTTCCTTTGGGCCTGGAATGCCCCAACTGACCGTTGTGCTAGAAGATTTGACACGTCTCCGGATCTGAGCTTCTTCCCTTTAGTAGGATACCCCCAAAAAGGTGCGACAGgaaattttattacattattttatgcTGATAGACTTGGCTACTATCCTCACATAGATGAAAGAACAGGCAGAAGTGTGCATGGAGGAATCCCCCAGATGGGATCCTTAAAAGAGCATTTGGACAAAGCTAAAAAAGACATTTCCTATTACATGCCAATCGACAACGTGGGCTTGGCTGTCATTGACTGGGAAGAATGGAGGCCTACCTGGGCTAGAAACTGGAAACCTAAAGACATTTACAGGGATCAGTCTATCGAGTTGGTTCTGCAACAAAATGTACAACTTACTTTCCCAGAGGCTGCCAAGATAGCAAAAGTGGAATTTGAAAAGGCAGCAAAGAGTTTCATGCAGGAGACTTTAAAATTGGGAAAATTACTTCGGCCAAATCACTTATGGGGTTATTATCTTTTTCCTGACTGTTACAATCATAATTATAACCAACCTAGTTACAATGGAAGTTGCTGGGatttagagaaaagaagaaacgATGCACTCGACTGGTTGTGGAAGGAAAGCACTGCTCTTTTCCCATCCATTTATTTGAATAGCAGGTTAAAATCTTCTCCACAAGCTGCCCTCTTTGTTCGTAATCGTGTCCAGGAAGCCATCCGGATGTCTAAAGTGGCCAGTGCTAAAAGCCCGCTTCCAGTTTTTGTGTATGCCCGTCCAGTTTTTACTGATGTGACTTTGCAATTCCTTTCTCAG GGTGACCTTGTGAATACAATTGGTGAGAGCGTTGCTCTAGGTGCCTCTGGAATTATAATGTGGGGAAGTCTCAATTTAAGTCTAACTAGG GAATCTTGCATGAACCTAGACAATTACATGAAGACTACACTGAATCCTTACGTAATCAATGTCACCTTAGCAGCCAAAATGTGTAGCCAAGCACTTTGCCAAGAGCAAGGAGTGTGTACAAGGAAATACTGGAATTCAAGCAACTATCTTCACCTGAACCGACAGAATTTTGCTATTCAAACTGGGAAAGGTGGAAAATACACAGTGCATGGGAAACCCACACTCAAAGACCTGCAAcaattttccaaaaaattttacTGCAGTTGTTATGCCAACATCCACTGTAAGAAGAGAGTTGATATAAGAAACATTCATACTATTAATGTATGTATTGCTGAAGATGTTTGCATAGATGGCTTTCTAAACTTTGAACCCAGGAATCATTCTTCTCGCTGGAAAGAGATATCTTCTACCACTCTCAGCAATATCTCATTCTCTACACCAACGGTCACAGTATCTCCATGTGTTCCTGGGAAAGATCTCCGTGGGTGCCTCAAAGTCACCTGTTCAGTGGAAGCCCTCTTCAACAACACCCAAGGGGGCTGTCATAGTGTTAACTGGAAAAACACTTCCAGTCAGTTACAtattcaaaacaagaaaaatgaaacaacctATTAA